The following coding sequences are from one Verrucosispora sp. WMMD573 window:
- a CDS encoding ChaB family protein — protein sequence MPDKHEQAEEMRDDVPSTIARSDDKAVRTYKKTLESAEESYGDGERAHRAAYASLKHTHEKVGDHWEPKEHKGPSDPQAAQGTPESARGRRDTAQGVDANASKGHLDDVAHRVGIDQPEDLNKDDEVQAIEKANARATTRARKK from the coding sequence ATGCCTGACAAGCACGAACAGGCCGAGGAGATGCGCGACGACGTGCCGTCGACGATTGCGCGTTCCGACGACAAGGCGGTCCGGACCTACAAGAAGACCCTGGAGTCGGCCGAGGAGTCCTACGGCGACGGCGAGCGAGCCCACCGCGCCGCGTACGCCTCGCTGAAGCACACCCACGAGAAGGTCGGCGACCACTGGGAGCCCAAGGAGCACAAGGGCCCCTCGGACCCGCAGGCCGCGCAGGGTACGCCCGAGTCCGCGCGGGGACGGCGCGACACCGCCCAGGGAGTGGACGCCAACGCCAGCAAGGGCCACCTCGACGACGTCGCCCACCGGGTCGGTATCGACCAGCCGGAGGACCTGAACAAGGACGACGAGGTACAGGCAATCGAGAAGGCCAACGCCCGCGCCACCACCCGGGCCCGGAAGAAGTAG
- a CDS encoding NAD(P)/FAD-dependent oxidoreductase translates to MARPRIVIVGAGFAGFHAARRLARVSRGKADVVLVNPTDYFLYLPLLPEVSGGVLDPRRVTVPLADTLPGVQVVLGEVDGIDVDGRAVSYVDPEGRTRRLSYHRLVLAAGSVNKLLPIPGVADHAHGFRGIPEALHLRERLIQQIELADTTDDPAEREARCTFVVVGAGYTGTEVAAQGQLFTDEIIRHHPRLAGIRPRWLLLDTADRVLPGLAERMSAVAGRVLRQRGIEVCLGTSVTEATADGVHLSDGRFVASRTLVWCVGVRPDPLVEATGLPTTRGRITVDEHLAVPGHPEILACGDAAAVPDPARPGEITPMTAQHAVRQGRLAADNIAASYGVGRLRPYRHRDLGFVVDLGGWQATANPLHVPLSGLPARVVARGYHLLSLPANRARTAADWIFAAVGSRPSVQLGLVPGAAVPLDTAAPELVRH, encoded by the coding sequence ATGGCCCGACCCAGGATCGTCATCGTCGGCGCGGGATTCGCCGGCTTCCACGCCGCCCGCCGCCTGGCCCGCGTCTCACGCGGTAAGGCCGACGTGGTGCTGGTCAACCCGACCGACTACTTCCTCTACCTACCGCTGCTGCCGGAGGTCTCCGGTGGGGTGTTGGACCCGCGTCGGGTCACCGTGCCGCTTGCCGACACCCTGCCCGGGGTGCAGGTGGTCCTCGGCGAGGTCGACGGCATCGACGTCGACGGTCGGGCTGTTTCCTACGTGGACCCCGAGGGACGAACTCGTCGACTGTCCTATCACCGCCTGGTCCTCGCCGCCGGCAGCGTCAACAAGCTGTTGCCGATCCCCGGTGTCGCCGACCACGCCCACGGCTTCCGCGGCATCCCCGAGGCGCTGCATCTGCGGGAGCGGCTGATCCAGCAGATCGAGCTGGCCGACACCACCGACGACCCGGCCGAGCGGGAAGCGCGCTGCACCTTCGTGGTCGTCGGCGCCGGATACACCGGCACCGAGGTAGCTGCCCAGGGCCAGCTCTTCACCGACGAGATAATCCGTCACCACCCGAGGCTCGCCGGGATCCGGCCGCGCTGGCTGCTGCTGGACACCGCCGACCGGGTGCTGCCCGGCCTCGCCGAACGCATGTCGGCCGTCGCCGGGCGCGTACTGCGCCAGCGCGGGATCGAGGTGTGCCTGGGTACGTCCGTCACCGAGGCCACGGCGGACGGGGTCCATCTCTCCGACGGCCGGTTCGTGGCGTCCCGCACCCTGGTGTGGTGCGTCGGCGTGCGACCCGACCCACTCGTCGAGGCCACCGGCCTGCCCACCACCAGGGGACGGATCACCGTCGACGAGCACCTGGCCGTGCCCGGTCATCCCGAGATCCTTGCCTGTGGTGACGCCGCCGCCGTGCCGGACCCGGCCCGCCCCGGCGAGATCACCCCGATGACCGCTCAGCACGCCGTCCGGCAGGGCCGCCTCGCCGCCGACAATATCGCCGCCTCCTACGGTGTCGGCAGGCTCCGGCCATATCGGCACCGCGACCTCGGCTTCGTGGTCGACCTTGGCGGCTGGCAGGCCACCGCCAACCCCTTGCACGTGCCGCTGTCCGGTCTGCCGGCCCGAGTCGTGGCCCGTGGCTACCACCTGCTGTCGCTACCGGCGAACCGCGCCCGCACCGCCGCCGACTGGATCTTCGCGGCCGTCGGCTCTCGACCCAGCGTCCAGCTCGGTCTCGTGCCCGGCGCCGCGGTGCCGCTGGACACCGCCGCCCCGGAACTCGTCCGCCACTGA
- a CDS encoding four-helix bundle copper-binding protein, which produces MPSTTMPMLETYPKSINLDRTKLAATIDALNDCAHACTACADACLSEDMGAELTKCVRTNLDCADICAATARVLSRHTGYDANISRTLLEACVTACKSCGDECAAHADKHEHCRICADACRACERACLDLLATIA; this is translated from the coding sequence ATGCCGAGCACCACGATGCCCATGCTGGAGACATACCCGAAGTCGATCAACCTGGACCGGACGAAGCTGGCGGCCACCATCGACGCTCTCAACGACTGCGCGCACGCCTGCACCGCGTGCGCGGACGCCTGCCTCAGCGAGGACATGGGCGCCGAACTGACCAAGTGTGTCCGGACGAACCTGGACTGTGCCGACATCTGCGCGGCCACCGCACGGGTGCTGTCCCGACACACCGGCTACGACGCGAACATCAGCCGTACCCTGTTGGAGGCGTGCGTCACGGCCTGCAAGTCGTGCGGGGACGAGTGCGCCGCTCACGCCGACAAGCACGAGCACTGCCGGATCTGCGCCGATGCGTGCCGCGCCTGCGAGCGGGCCTGCCTCGACCTGCTGGCCACCATCGCCTGA
- a CDS encoding ABC transporter substrate-binding protein, which produces MSASHPARRLVAALLTGVLVAATAACDGGSEPQRQTIRIGMITALAGSLEAPGSELRDGFQLYLDMRGRQLGGHPAELIVADEGYERDVTVESATKLLEQDRVSAITGIINGGSVAAILPLIDKHKVPLVGALGRPALTDVTYIWHTNLISVEPGVAMAPFVKQEVGQGRVYAIGPDFQSGRDELRGFVETFTDLGGRLANPGGKAVFSPFPVTEDFGPYLDEIAESGADAVYCFFDAQNAITFVKQYAASPVADLPLYAAGFVTEPASLVEQGDAAEGIYNGLNYSPDLDNAANREFVAAWNAAYPGRVPTSIVMASYDAAAVLDRAIAAAGTNPTPEQINAAIAGLGQLNSPRGPWQFAKSTHAPIQKWYLRQVRRDGRALTNVVVSELATLGG; this is translated from the coding sequence GTGAGCGCCAGCCACCCCGCCCGTCGACTCGTCGCGGCCCTGCTGACCGGCGTGCTGGTCGCCGCCACCGCCGCCTGTGACGGCGGGTCGGAACCGCAACGGCAGACCATCCGGATCGGGATGATCACCGCCCTGGCCGGGTCGCTTGAGGCACCCGGCTCCGAGCTGCGCGACGGCTTCCAGCTCTACCTGGACATGCGCGGCCGGCAGTTGGGCGGCCACCCGGCCGAGCTGATCGTCGCCGACGAGGGATACGAGCGCGACGTGACAGTCGAATCCGCCACGAAGCTGCTGGAGCAGGATCGCGTCTCGGCGATCACGGGCATCATCAACGGCGGCAGCGTGGCCGCCATCCTGCCGCTCATCGACAAGCACAAGGTTCCGCTGGTCGGTGCCCTGGGGCGGCCGGCGCTGACCGACGTGACGTACATCTGGCACACCAACCTGATCTCCGTGGAGCCCGGCGTGGCCATGGCGCCGTTCGTCAAGCAGGAGGTGGGGCAGGGTCGGGTCTACGCCATCGGGCCGGACTTCCAGAGCGGTCGCGACGAGTTGCGCGGCTTCGTCGAGACGTTCACCGACCTGGGTGGCCGGCTGGCCAACCCCGGCGGCAAGGCCGTCTTCAGCCCGTTCCCGGTCACCGAGGACTTCGGGCCGTACCTGGACGAGATCGCCGAGTCCGGCGCCGACGCGGTCTACTGCTTCTTCGACGCGCAGAACGCCATCACCTTCGTCAAGCAGTACGCCGCATCCCCCGTCGCCGACCTTCCGCTCTACGCGGCGGGCTTCGTGACCGAGCCGGCGAGTCTGGTCGAGCAGGGCGACGCGGCCGAGGGCATCTACAACGGGCTGAACTACTCACCCGACCTCGACAACGCGGCCAACCGGGAATTCGTCGCCGCCTGGAACGCGGCCTACCCGGGCCGGGTACCCACCTCGATCGTGATGGCGTCGTACGACGCGGCAGCCGTACTGGACCGGGCGATCGCCGCAGCGGGCACGAACCCCACCCCAGAGCAGATCAACGCCGCGATCGCCGGCCTCGGGCAGCTCAACAGCCCTCGGGGGCCCTGGCAGTTCGCGAAGTCCACCCACGCGCCGATCCAGAAGTGGTACCTCCGCCAGGTTCGCCGGGACGGACGGGCCCTGACGAACGTCGTCGTCTCGGAACTGGCCACCCTCGGCGGCTGA
- a CDS encoding roadblock/LC7 domain-containing protein: MTSPNDLSWLLQNFVNRTPEVSHALAISTDGLVLAHNHGLPRDRADQLAATGSGLIALLVGAARFFEAGSVISNVTQMDGGFMFCMSFSDGASLLVLASPVCDVGQVSYEMTDLANRMGEVLTPAVRSQLLGML; this comes from the coding sequence GTGACAAGCCCGAACGACCTGAGCTGGCTGTTGCAGAACTTCGTGAACCGTACTCCTGAGGTCAGTCATGCCCTCGCCATCTCCACCGACGGACTGGTCCTGGCACACAATCACGGCCTGCCCCGCGACCGGGCGGATCAGCTCGCCGCCACCGGCAGCGGCCTGATCGCCCTGCTCGTCGGAGCTGCCCGGTTCTTTGAGGCGGGCTCGGTGATCTCGAACGTGACCCAGATGGACGGCGGCTTCATGTTCTGCATGTCGTTCAGCGACGGGGCCTCGCTGCTCGTGCTGGCGTCCCCGGTCTGCGACGTGGGCCAGGTCTCGTACGAGATGACCGACCTGGCGAACCGGATGGGTGAGGTGCTGACCCCGGCGGTGCGGTCCCAATTGCTGGGGATGCTGTGA
- a CDS encoding polyprenyl synthetase family protein, with the protein MTGGHVTQMLERYRVLAVDALLAGVPSGGPNYLYDLVSEYPRRWGKGLRAALCLAACRAFGGTPSVGLNAAVTVELFHNAFLIHDDIQDESEQRRGAQTLHGEYGVGVALNVGNMTNLLALQRLAANRRDLGSGIAWRLFEETQLMLRHSLEGQAIEVGWIRDNVCDLDADDYYRMCLKKTSWYTCIYPCRTGILVATGQHDAVDVLDRYGWYLGAAFQIQDDALNLVGDFARYGKEIAGDLWEGKRTLILIDFMRRCTGDERERLVAFLRLTRAERTAAEVRWLHGRLLAYDCVESARRSARDLAAAASREGERALGPAADSEDGRFLLGLPEYVVERSR; encoded by the coding sequence GTGACCGGCGGCCATGTCACCCAGATGCTGGAGCGCTATCGCGTCCTCGCGGTCGACGCGCTCCTCGCTGGTGTGCCATCGGGCGGACCGAACTACCTCTACGACCTGGTGAGTGAGTATCCCCGGCGTTGGGGCAAGGGGCTGCGGGCCGCGCTCTGCCTCGCGGCCTGCCGGGCCTTCGGTGGCACGCCGTCGGTGGGACTCAACGCCGCGGTGACTGTGGAGCTGTTCCACAACGCGTTTCTGATCCATGACGACATCCAGGACGAGAGCGAGCAGCGGCGCGGCGCACAGACCCTGCACGGCGAGTACGGAGTCGGTGTCGCCCTCAACGTGGGGAACATGACGAACCTGCTCGCGTTGCAGCGGCTCGCCGCCAACCGCCGGGACCTCGGCTCGGGGATCGCGTGGCGGCTGTTCGAAGAGACCCAACTCATGCTGCGTCACTCGTTGGAGGGGCAGGCGATCGAGGTCGGCTGGATCCGCGACAACGTGTGCGACCTCGACGCGGACGACTACTACCGGATGTGCCTGAAGAAGACCTCCTGGTACACCTGCATCTACCCGTGCCGTACCGGCATCCTGGTCGCCACGGGCCAGCATGACGCGGTCGACGTCCTCGACCGCTACGGCTGGTATCTGGGTGCCGCGTTCCAGATCCAGGACGACGCGCTCAACCTCGTGGGGGACTTCGCCCGCTACGGCAAGGAGATCGCGGGCGACCTCTGGGAGGGCAAGCGGACGCTTATCCTCATCGACTTCATGCGGCGGTGTACCGGTGACGAGCGCGAGCGGCTCGTCGCGTTCCTGCGCCTCACCCGAGCGGAGCGCACGGCGGCTGAGGTGCGTTGGCTGCACGGGCGGCTGCTCGCCTACGACTGCGTCGAGTCCGCCCGCCGCAGCGCCCGTGACCTGGCCGCCGCCGCATCTCGGGAGGGAGAGCGGGCGTTGGGGCCGGCGGCCGACTCCGAGGACGGGCGATTCCTGCTCGGCCTACCCGAGTACGTCGTGGAACGCAGCCGGTAG
- a CDS encoding helix-turn-helix transcriptional regulator, which produces MDNRADIREFLATRRAKITPERAGLPDFGGSRRVPGLRRAEVAMLAGVSPDYYTRLERGNLSGVSDSVLDALCRALQLDEAERSHLYDLARAANTNPRARRRPTKQIRPATLHLLEAMTDAPAFVRNGRLDIVAANHLAEALYLPAFQAPVRPVNLARFCFLDARAPQLYPNWEAAADTTVALLRTEAGRDPYDKDLSNLIGELATRSDDFRTRWGAHNVRLHHTGLKTFRHPVVGLLDLNFEAMPMPADPGLTLTAYSAAPGTPTADALRLLSSWAASSNDPALRGSGEA; this is translated from the coding sequence GTGGACAACAGAGCTGACATTCGCGAGTTCCTCGCGACGCGCCGGGCCAAGATCACGCCCGAGCGGGCCGGTCTGCCGGACTTCGGCGGCAGCCGGCGGGTGCCGGGCCTGCGTCGCGCCGAGGTGGCCATGCTCGCCGGGGTCAGCCCCGACTACTACACCCGCCTCGAACGCGGGAACCTGTCCGGCGTCTCCGACAGCGTGCTGGACGCCCTGTGCCGGGCACTGCAGCTGGACGAGGCGGAGCGCTCCCACCTGTACGACCTCGCCCGCGCCGCAAACACCAACCCGCGGGCACGCCGGCGGCCCACCAAACAGATCCGCCCCGCCACCCTGCATCTACTCGAGGCAATGACAGACGCGCCCGCCTTCGTCCGCAACGGGCGCCTCGACATCGTCGCCGCCAACCACCTCGCCGAGGCGCTCTACCTGCCCGCCTTCCAGGCACCGGTCCGACCGGTGAACCTGGCCCGGTTCTGCTTCCTCGACGCACGAGCCCCGCAGCTCTACCCGAACTGGGAGGCGGCGGCCGACACCACCGTGGCACTGTTACGCACCGAAGCGGGCCGAGATCCCTACGACAAGGATCTGAGCAATCTCATCGGCGAACTCGCCACCCGTAGCGACGACTTCCGCACCCGCTGGGGAGCCCACAACGTCCGCCTGCACCACACCGGCCTCAAAACCTTCCGCCACCCGGTGGTGGGACTCCTCGACCTGAACTTCGAGGCCATGCCGATGCCCGCCGACCCAGGACTCACCCTCACCGCCTACAGCGCCGCACCCGGCACCCCGACCGCCGACGCCCTCCGTCTCCTGTCGAGCTGGGCCGCATCGAGCAACGATCCGGCCCTCCGCGGGTCCGGCGAGGCATGA
- a CDS encoding copper-translocating P-type ATPase, with translation MSHGDTQHHPKQHGHGGHDKHAGHDPAAFRRKFWLSLALTVPIVATSHMVMDWLGYELDFPGIGLVGPVLGTVVFGYGGWPFLQGAVREIRDRAPGMMLLIAMAITVAYVASLATSFGAFDLDFWWELAALVTIMLLGHWQEMKAIGQARGALSALAALLPDDAERLDSNGAPHRVTVADLGVGDVVLVRPGARVPADGTVVAGSAEMDESMITGESRPVSRTTGDRVVAGTVATDAALRIRIEAVGDDTALAGIQRLVSEAQQSSGRAQVLADRFAAWLFYIATATAVLTLVVWSVLGTVDEAVVRTVTVLVIACPHALGLAIPLVIALSTAVAAKGGILVKDRLALERMRTVDTVLFDKTGTLTRGEHVLTDVAAGPGAIERDVLAIAAAVEADSEHPLARAIVTAAADRSDQRTASGFHSMTGRGVRAEVDGVTYAVGGPALLRELDVTVPDDLDEHRQDWSRRGAAVLYLLRLGQDGTVVLGALALADQVRPEARQAVADLRSQGIRKIMMITGDARPVAEAVAADLGFRAGEDEVFAEVLPAEKDDTVTGLQRRGLRVAMVGDGVNDAPALARANVGIAIGAGTDVAIESAGVVLASSDPRGVSGVIRLSRAAYRKMLQNLAWAAGYNVVALPLAAGVLAWAGVALSPAVAAVLMSASTIVVALNAQLLRRVELRPPD, from the coding sequence ATGTCCCACGGCGACACCCAGCACCACCCGAAGCAGCACGGGCACGGCGGGCACGACAAGCACGCCGGGCATGATCCTGCGGCGTTTCGTCGCAAGTTCTGGCTGAGCCTGGCACTGACCGTACCGATCGTGGCCACCAGTCACATGGTGATGGACTGGCTCGGCTACGAACTGGACTTTCCCGGGATCGGCCTGGTGGGGCCGGTGCTCGGCACGGTGGTCTTCGGCTACGGCGGCTGGCCGTTTCTTCAGGGCGCGGTGCGCGAGATCCGGGACCGGGCGCCGGGCATGATGCTGCTGATCGCGATGGCGATCACGGTTGCCTACGTGGCATCGCTGGCCACCTCGTTCGGCGCCTTCGACCTGGACTTCTGGTGGGAACTCGCGGCACTGGTGACAATCATGCTGCTCGGGCACTGGCAGGAGATGAAGGCGATCGGCCAGGCCCGGGGCGCTCTGTCGGCGCTTGCCGCATTGCTGCCGGACGATGCCGAGCGACTCGACTCGAACGGAGCACCGCACCGGGTGACGGTGGCCGACCTGGGCGTCGGCGATGTGGTCCTGGTCCGTCCGGGTGCCCGGGTTCCGGCGGACGGCACCGTGGTGGCCGGTAGCGCCGAGATGGACGAGTCAATGATCACGGGCGAGTCGCGTCCGGTGTCGCGCACCACCGGCGACCGGGTGGTGGCCGGCACGGTGGCCACCGACGCGGCGCTGCGGATCAGGATCGAGGCGGTCGGGGACGACACCGCGCTGGCCGGCATCCAGCGGCTGGTGAGCGAGGCCCAGCAGTCCAGCGGCCGGGCGCAGGTGCTGGCCGACCGGTTCGCCGCCTGGCTGTTCTACATCGCCACCGCGACCGCCGTGTTGACCCTCGTGGTCTGGTCTGTGCTGGGCACTGTGGACGAGGCCGTGGTGCGGACGGTGACGGTGCTGGTCATCGCCTGCCCGCACGCGCTCGGACTGGCCATCCCGCTGGTCATCGCACTGTCCACCGCGGTGGCCGCCAAGGGCGGCATCCTGGTCAAGGACCGACTGGCCCTGGAGCGGATGCGCACCGTCGACACGGTGCTGTTCGACAAGACCGGCACGCTGACCCGGGGCGAGCACGTCCTCACCGATGTCGCCGCCGGCCCCGGCGCGATTGAGCGGGATGTACTCGCCATCGCGGCGGCGGTGGAGGCCGACAGCGAGCACCCCCTCGCCCGGGCGATCGTGACCGCCGCCGCCGACCGGAGCGACCAGCGGACGGCGTCCGGATTCCACTCGATGACCGGTCGCGGGGTACGCGCCGAGGTGGACGGGGTGACCTATGCCGTCGGCGGTCCGGCGTTGTTGCGGGAACTCGACGTCACCGTGCCGGACGACCTCGACGAGCACCGGCAGGACTGGTCGCGGCGCGGCGCGGCGGTGCTCTACCTGCTGCGGCTCGGCCAGGACGGCACCGTCGTCCTCGGTGCCCTCGCGTTGGCCGACCAGGTTCGGCCGGAGGCCCGGCAGGCCGTCGCCGACCTGCGGAGCCAGGGCATCCGCAAGATCATGATGATCACCGGGGATGCGCGTCCGGTCGCCGAGGCGGTCGCCGCCGACCTCGGATTCCGCGCCGGTGAGGACGAGGTCTTCGCCGAGGTGCTGCCAGCGGAGAAGGACGACACCGTGACCGGGTTGCAGCGCCGTGGACTGCGGGTGGCCATGGTGGGCGACGGGGTCAACGACGCGCCCGCCCTGGCCCGCGCGAACGTCGGCATCGCGATCGGTGCCGGCACCGACGTGGCCATCGAGTCGGCAGGGGTGGTGCTCGCCTCCTCCGATCCGCGCGGCGTGAGCGGCGTGATCCGGTTGTCCCGGGCCGCGTACCGGAAAATGCTCCAGAACCTGGCCTGGGCCGCCGGCTACAACGTGGTCGCGCTGCCACTCGCCGCCGGGGTCCTGGCCTGGGCCGGCGTGGCGCTGAGCCCGGCGGTCGCCGCCGTGCTGATGTCGGCCTCCACCATCGTGGTCGCGCTCAACGCTCAACTGCTGCGCCGCGTCGAGCTGCGCCCACCGGATTGA
- a CDS encoding nitrate- and nitrite sensing domain-containing protein, whose amino-acid sequence MTRATAAAAVRTHAEARRGWLTRGSIVRLLRLLVAVPLIAVVAFAGLALEGTVRQVLNAGTVHDVVTLSTQAGALARALQAERVIAAVEVTTQSQAASATFDDQVARTDAEIVEFQRRRDDVSTGSSALQRIDAGLTALGSVREQVRSSPRATLSAIAFSYRILVADLLTFRASVATDTSTNIADDVRAAVAVSEAGEAIGQLQVIVLRSLAGGELTPAGQQEIVGAQARYAEAANAFLALAEPGWAASWEQIGTDPQVVAAQRLQDQVGRTLPGGRLAVDPDAWVEATDGWVSQMFRIQSDLDAAVADRVSTERGQLLRNALLQGVGIFLVLALTAVLTGVVARRITRRLRSLRNTVTKVAYDRLPAVVRELSAAPPGSVQPNEVADRSVSEFQITGSDEIAEVATATRALHREAVRIAGEQAVMRANIAEIFVHLSRREQRLVDAILAQVDEVERDEADPERLQQLYQLDHLATRMARINQSLLVLGGSGISRVRQEPVPLDHVIQAALSQIEHYTRVRIGTVDKELAIAGTAVDEIVHLVAELLDNATGYSRPEAEVLVTGHALSDRAIVQVVDQGVGLSAQRCEQLNMALANPSSIDVSGVRAMGLTVVARLAARLAVRVELHPGPTGGTVAEITLPASIVVRRPVQQPQPVESELGRGRPSAAGGRPAMPSGTRASLPVAGSGNPVPDAGRVPVGVGAVRASTPAPPNSVAAPPVPAPLFQPQPAAVRLPAGPTVNGWFKTALDGDSVAVTWPVDAGEKWASATPAPSTQVGLPRRVPQPHLVPETPQPSADPQRKLDPATVAAAMSAYAKGVAGRRAPNSF is encoded by the coding sequence GTGACACGTGCTACAGCGGCAGCCGCAGTGCGTACCCATGCCGAAGCGCGCCGGGGATGGCTGACGCGGGGCAGCATCGTCCGTCTGCTACGGCTGCTGGTCGCCGTACCACTGATCGCAGTCGTAGCCTTCGCCGGCCTGGCCCTTGAGGGTACGGTTCGGCAGGTGCTCAACGCGGGCACCGTGCACGACGTCGTCACACTCTCCACCCAGGCCGGCGCGCTCGCCCGTGCGCTACAGGCCGAACGGGTGATCGCCGCGGTCGAGGTGACCACCCAGAGCCAGGCCGCCAGCGCCACCTTCGACGATCAGGTCGCCCGGACCGACGCCGAGATCGTCGAGTTCCAGCGGCGCAGGGACGACGTGTCGACCGGGAGCTCCGCCCTGCAACGGATCGACGCCGGTCTGACGGCGCTCGGCTCGGTACGCGAGCAGGTCCGATCGAGCCCTCGCGCCACCCTGTCCGCGATCGCCTTCAGCTACCGCATCCTCGTCGCGGACCTGCTCACCTTCCGTGCGTCCGTGGCCACCGACACCTCGACGAACATCGCCGACGACGTCCGGGCCGCGGTGGCGGTCTCCGAGGCGGGCGAGGCGATCGGTCAGCTTCAGGTCATCGTGCTGCGCAGCCTCGCCGGGGGCGAACTGACCCCGGCCGGACAGCAGGAGATCGTCGGTGCCCAGGCCCGATACGCCGAGGCCGCCAACGCCTTCCTGGCCCTCGCCGAACCGGGCTGGGCAGCCAGCTGGGAGCAGATCGGTACCGATCCCCAGGTCGTCGCCGCCCAACGGCTTCAGGACCAGGTGGGCCGGACACTTCCCGGTGGACGGCTCGCCGTCGACCCGGACGCCTGGGTCGAGGCCACCGACGGTTGGGTCAGCCAGATGTTCCGGATCCAGAGCGACCTGGATGCCGCCGTCGCCGACCGGGTGTCAACCGAACGCGGGCAACTGCTGCGCAACGCGCTGCTACAGGGCGTCGGCATCTTCCTGGTCCTGGCGCTCACCGCCGTACTGACCGGTGTGGTGGCGCGGCGGATCACCCGGCGGCTGCGGTCGCTGCGCAACACGGTGACCAAGGTGGCGTACGACCGGCTACCGGCCGTCGTCCGGGAGCTCAGCGCCGCCCCACCCGGCAGCGTGCAACCCAACGAGGTGGCGGACCGTTCCGTTTCGGAATTCCAGATCACCGGTTCCGACGAGATCGCCGAGGTGGCCACCGCGACCCGGGCACTGCACCGGGAAGCGGTCCGGATCGCAGGCGAACAGGCGGTGATGCGGGCCAACATCGCGGAGATCTTCGTCCATCTCTCGCGACGTGAGCAGCGGCTGGTGGACGCGATACTCGCTCAGGTCGACGAGGTGGAGCGCGACGAGGCCGACCCCGAACGTCTCCAGCAGCTGTACCAACTGGACCATCTCGCGACCCGGATGGCCCGGATCAACCAGAGCCTGCTGGTGCTCGGTGGTTCCGGCATCTCCCGGGTACGCCAGGAGCCGGTTCCGCTGGATCACGTGATCCAGGCCGCGTTGTCCCAGATCGAGCACTACACCCGGGTCCGGATCGGCACCGTCGACAAGGAACTCGCGATCGCCGGCACGGCGGTCGACGAGATCGTGCATCTGGTCGCCGAACTGCTGGACAACGCGACCGGGTACTCCCGGCCGGAGGCCGAGGTGCTGGTCACCGGGCACGCTCTCTCCGACCGGGCCATCGTGCAGGTGGTGGACCAGGGCGTCGGGCTCTCCGCCCAGCGGTGCGAGCAGCTGAACATGGCGCTCGCCAACCCGTCGTCGATCGACGTGTCGGGCGTGCGGGCCATGGGTCTGACCGTGGTTGCCCGGCTCGCCGCCCGGCTCGCCGTCCGGGTCGAGCTGCACCCCGGGCCTACGGGCGGCACGGTGGCCGAGATCACGCTGCCGGCGTCGATCGTCGTACGCCGGCCGGTGCAGCAGCCGCAGCCGGTGGAGTCCGAACTGGGCCGGGGTCGCCCCTCCGCCGCCGGGGGACGCCCGGCCATGCCCTCCGGGACCCGCGCCAGCCTCCCCGTGGCCGGCTCCGGCAACCCTGTGCCGGACGCTGGACGAGTCCCGGTCGGTGTCGGCGCGGTTCGCGCGAGTACCCCGGCGCCGCCCAACTCCGTCGCCGCGCCGCCCGTACCCGCACCGCTGTTCCAGCCGCAACCCGCCGCGGTGCGGCTGCCGGCCGGTCCGACGGTGAACGGCTGGTTCAAGACCGCCCTCGACGGTGACTCGGTGGCCGTCACCTGGCCGGTCGATGCCGGTGAGAAGTGGGCGAGCGCCACTCCAGCGCCGTCCACCCAGGTCGGGTTGCCACGCCGGGTGCCGCAGCCGCATCTGGTTCCCGAGACGCCGCAACCGAGCGCGGACCCGCAGCGGAAGCTGGATCCGGCAACCGTTGCGGCGGCCATGTCGGCCTACGCCAAGGGCGTCGCCGGACGCCGGGCCCCCAACTCCTTCTGA
- a CDS encoding cupin domain-containing protein, with protein MELQPVRQTAKAPAQTFTGDVYLTPIYNGTGPSRMTVALVRFVPGARTNWHSHAVGQTLHVTEGVGLVGTRDGSVVRIHAGETVVCPPGEEHWHGAAADTFMSHLAMLEAAPEGGDPTTWLEPVTAEVYEQANKH; from the coding sequence ATGGAACTTCAGCCCGTGCGGCAGACCGCGAAGGCGCCCGCGCAGACGTTCACCGGCGACGTGTACCTGACGCCGATCTACAACGGCACCGGGCCGTCGCGAATGACCGTCGCGCTGGTGCGGTTCGTCCCCGGTGCGCGGACCAACTGGCACTCCCACGCCGTCGGTCAAACCCTGCACGTGACCGAGGGCGTCGGCCTGGTCGGAACCCGCGACGGTTCCGTGGTGCGGATCCACGCCGGTGAGACGGTGGTCTGCCCGCCCGGTGAGGAGCACTGGCACGGGGCCGCCGCCGACACGTTCATGAGCCACCTGGCAATGCTCGAGGCGGCCCCGGAGGGCGGCGACCCCACGACCTGGCTCGAACCGGTCACCGCCGAGGTCTACGAGCAGGCCAACAAGCACTGA